A genomic segment from Pseudopipra pipra isolate bDixPip1 chromosome 14, bDixPip1.hap1, whole genome shotgun sequence encodes:
- the ESRP2 gene encoding epithelial splicing regulatory protein 2 isoform X7 — protein sequence MTASHSDSLVVLFGATAGAYGAKLGSDERELILLVWQVVDLHSKKVGTLHKSLVKADNLDLSDQCREVSALTPEGLSKAEPLDRVLQQFSQLVSSDLKVLGRNSYTLCSDGQLLIRQVLHPETSKKNLLLSDCFYSFYDLRKEFRSCYPSSAAGKDQTIKTMAEYLGLGTDEAEEDFGVWQVKTMVAIIFSMLSEGGNHVFTEPETVKHKYETGPCSKSETVDSETVIRARGLPWQSSDQDIARFFKGLNIAKGGVALCLNSQGRRNGEALVRFVNSEQRDLALERHKHHMGSRYIEVYKATGEEFLKIAGGTSNEVAQFLSKENQVIIRMRGLPFTATQEDVLGFLGPECPVTGGKEGLLFVKYPDGRPTGDAFVLFSCEEYAQSALKKHKEILGKRYIELFRSTAAEVQQVLNRYMSTPLIPTLPTPIIPVIPPPYTIATGSVRDCVRLRGLPYTAGIDDILEFMADATGDIKPHGVHMVLNQQGRPSGDAFIQMKSADKAFMVAQKCHKKMMKDRYVEVFQCSGEEMNFVLMGGTLNRSGLSPPPCLSPPAYAAFQTAAVIPAEAALYQPQALLPTTRTPQASAAAPPAVTYYPAQAAQLYMNYTAYYPSPPVSPTTVGYIAAPPGAVAAAATATHTPILPQPGALVRMQGLPYNTGMKEILSFFQGYQYAPDDYHGLIQLGDQARSVLQAPKEWVCL from the exons ATGACGGCTTCGCACAGTGACTCTTTGGTGGTGTTGTTTGGGGCAACAGCTGGTGCATATGGGGCTAAACTGGGTTCGGATGAGAGGGAACTAATTCTCTTGGTGTGGCAAGTTGTGGATCTACACAGCAAGAAG GTAGGGACACTACACAAATCCCTGGTGAAAGCAGACAACTTGGACTTAAGTGACCAGTGTCGCGAAGTCAGTGCCTTAACGCCAGAGGGACTGAGCAAAGCCGAGCCGCTGGACCGGGTTCTTCAACAG tttagtCAGCTGGTATCCAGTGATTTGAAAGTACTTGGAAGGAACTCTTACACACTCTGCAGTGATGGCCAGTTACTCATTCGACAAGTCCTCCACCCAGAAACATCCAAAAAG AACCTGCTGCTGTCAGACTGCTTCTATTCCTTCTACGACCTGCGCAAAGAGTTCCGCTCTTGCTACCCCAGTTCAGCCGCCGGCAAAGATCAGACCATCAAGACCATGGCAGAAT ATCTAGGCTTGGGGACAGATGAAGCAGAGGAGGACTTTGGCGTGTGGCAAGTGAAAACCATGGTGGCCATCATTTTCAGCATGCTCTCTGAAGGTGGTA ATCACGTATTTACTGAGCCTGAAACTGTGAAACACAAGTATGAAACAGGCCCTTG tAGTAAATCTGAAACTGTGGACAGTGAGACAGTAATACGTGCCAGAGGTTTGCCATGGCAGTCTTCAGACCAAGATATTGCTCGATTCTTCAAAGGTCTCAATATTGCCAA AGGTGGTGTGGCTCTTTGTCTGAATTCccaaggaagaagaaatgggGAGGCCTTAGTTCGGTTTGTAAATTCTGAACAGAGAGACCTTGCACTGGAAAGGCATAAGCATCACATGGGCAGCAGATACATTGAG GTTTACAAAGCAACTGGAGAGGAATTCTTAAAAATTGCAGGAG GCACCTCCAATGAAGTGGCCCAGTTCTTATCCAAGGAGAACCAAGTTATCATCCGGATGAGAGGCCTTCCATTCACTGCTACGCAGGAGGATGTCCTGGGCTTCCTGGGGCCCGAGTGCCCGGtcacaggagggaaagagggactTCTCTTTGTCAAGTACCCAGATGGCAGGCCCACAGGAGATGCATTTGTGTTATTTTCCTGCGAAGAATATGCACAAAGTGCGCttaaaaagcacaaagaaataCTTGGAAAACGTTACATAGAACTCTtcaggagcacagcagcagaagtcCAACAG GTACTTAATCGATATATGTCAACACCTCTCATCCCAACTCTGCCAACTCCCATCATCCCAGTCATCCCCCCCCCCTACACCATTGCCACGGGCAGTGTCCGGGACTGCGTCCGGCTCCGAGGGCTCCCTTACACCGCGGGCATCGACGACATCCTGGAATTCATGGCAGACGCCACCGGGGACATCAAGCCCCACGGAGTTCACATGGTCCTTAACCAACAG GGACGACCATCAGGTGACGCTTTTATCCAAATGAAATCTGCTGACAAAGCCTTTATGGTGGCTCaaaaatgtcacaaaaaaaTGATGAAGGACCGTTATGTGGAAGTATTCCAGTGTTCAGGAGAGGAGATGAACTTTGTTTTAATGGGTGGCACTTTAAATCGTAGTGGCTTATCCCCACCGCCAT GTCTCTCTCCACCAGCTTATGCTGCTTTCCAGACAGCAGCTGTGATTccagcagaggcagcactgtACCAGCCACAAGCCCTCTTGCCAACCACCAGGACTCCCCAGgcctctgcagctgctcctccagctgtcACCTACTACCCAGCTCAGGCTGCTCAGCTTTATATGAATTACACAGCTTACTATCCCAG TCCTCCAGTGTCTCCTACCACAGTGGGGTACATTGCAGCTCCCCCAGGAGCtgtagctgctgctgccactgccacccaCACTCCgatcctgccccagcctggagcgcTGGTCCGGATGCAGGGCTTGCCATACAACACAGGAATGAAGGAGATACTCAGCTTCTTCCAGGGCTACCAG TATGCCCCCGATGACTACCATGGCCTGATTCAGCTGGGCGATCAAGCCAGGAGTGTGTTACAAGCACCGAAAGAGTGGGTCTGTTTGTAA
- the ESRP2 gene encoding epithelial splicing regulatory protein 2 isoform X4, giving the protein MKRHPQSYIYEMLPLYGAYKQVPVQIRLPGLKLKLFPPVVMTASHSDSLVVLFGATAGAYGAKLGSDERELILLVWQVVDLHSKKVGTLHKSLVKADNLDLSDQCREVSALTPEGLSKAEPLDRVLQQFSQLVSSDLKVLGRNSYTLCSDGQLLIRQVLHPETSKKNLLLSDCFYSFYDLRKEFRSCYPSSAAGKDQTIKTMAEYLGLGTDEAEEDFGVWQVKTMVAIIFSMLSEGGNHVFTEPETVKHKYETGPCSKSETVDSETVIRARGLPWQSSDQDIARFFKGLNIAKGGVALCLNSQGRRNGEALVRFVNSEQRDLALERHKHHMGSRYIEVYKATGEEFLKIAGGTSNEVAQFLSKENQVIIRMRGLPFTATQEDVLGFLGPECPVTGGKEGLLFVKYPDGRPTGDAFVLFSCEEYAQSALKKHKEILGKRYIELFRSTAAEVQQVLNRYMSTPLIPTLPTPIIPVIPPPYTIATGSVRDCVRLRGLPYTAGIDDILEFMADATGDIKPHGVHMVLNQQGRPSGDAFIQMKSADKAFMVAQKCHKKMMKDRYVEVFQCSGEEMNFVLMGGTLNRSGLSPPPCKLPCLSPPAYAAFQTAAVIPAEAALYQPQALLPTTRTPQASAAAPPAVTYYPAQAAQLYMNYTAYYPSPPVSPTTVGYIAAPPGAVAAAATATHTPILPQPGALVRMQGLPYNTGMKEILSFFQGYQYAPDDYHGLIQLGDQARSVLQAPKEWVCL; this is encoded by the exons TTACATTTATGAGATGTTACCCTTGTATGGAGCCTACAAACAAGTACCTGTACAAATACGCCTGCCAGGATTAAAGCTAAAG TTGTTTCCCCCTGTGGTCATGACGGCTTCGCACAGTGACTCTTTGGTGGTGTTGTTTGGGGCAACAGCTGGTGCATATGGGGCTAAACTGGGTTCGGATGAGAGGGAACTAATTCTCTTGGTGTGGCAAGTTGTGGATCTACACAGCAAGAAG GTAGGGACACTACACAAATCCCTGGTGAAAGCAGACAACTTGGACTTAAGTGACCAGTGTCGCGAAGTCAGTGCCTTAACGCCAGAGGGACTGAGCAAAGCCGAGCCGCTGGACCGGGTTCTTCAACAG tttagtCAGCTGGTATCCAGTGATTTGAAAGTACTTGGAAGGAACTCTTACACACTCTGCAGTGATGGCCAGTTACTCATTCGACAAGTCCTCCACCCAGAAACATCCAAAAAG AACCTGCTGCTGTCAGACTGCTTCTATTCCTTCTACGACCTGCGCAAAGAGTTCCGCTCTTGCTACCCCAGTTCAGCCGCCGGCAAAGATCAGACCATCAAGACCATGGCAGAAT ATCTAGGCTTGGGGACAGATGAAGCAGAGGAGGACTTTGGCGTGTGGCAAGTGAAAACCATGGTGGCCATCATTTTCAGCATGCTCTCTGAAGGTGGTA ATCACGTATTTACTGAGCCTGAAACTGTGAAACACAAGTATGAAACAGGCCCTTG tAGTAAATCTGAAACTGTGGACAGTGAGACAGTAATACGTGCCAGAGGTTTGCCATGGCAGTCTTCAGACCAAGATATTGCTCGATTCTTCAAAGGTCTCAATATTGCCAA AGGTGGTGTGGCTCTTTGTCTGAATTCccaaggaagaagaaatgggGAGGCCTTAGTTCGGTTTGTAAATTCTGAACAGAGAGACCTTGCACTGGAAAGGCATAAGCATCACATGGGCAGCAGATACATTGAG GTTTACAAAGCAACTGGAGAGGAATTCTTAAAAATTGCAGGAG GCACCTCCAATGAAGTGGCCCAGTTCTTATCCAAGGAGAACCAAGTTATCATCCGGATGAGAGGCCTTCCATTCACTGCTACGCAGGAGGATGTCCTGGGCTTCCTGGGGCCCGAGTGCCCGGtcacaggagggaaagagggactTCTCTTTGTCAAGTACCCAGATGGCAGGCCCACAGGAGATGCATTTGTGTTATTTTCCTGCGAAGAATATGCACAAAGTGCGCttaaaaagcacaaagaaataCTTGGAAAACGTTACATAGAACTCTtcaggagcacagcagcagaagtcCAACAG GTACTTAATCGATATATGTCAACACCTCTCATCCCAACTCTGCCAACTCCCATCATCCCAGTCATCCCCCCCCCCTACACCATTGCCACGGGCAGTGTCCGGGACTGCGTCCGGCTCCGAGGGCTCCCTTACACCGCGGGCATCGACGACATCCTGGAATTCATGGCAGACGCCACCGGGGACATCAAGCCCCACGGAGTTCACATGGTCCTTAACCAACAG GGACGACCATCAGGTGACGCTTTTATCCAAATGAAATCTGCTGACAAAGCCTTTATGGTGGCTCaaaaatgtcacaaaaaaaTGATGAAGGACCGTTATGTGGAAGTATTCCAGTGTTCAGGAGAGGAGATGAACTTTGTTTTAATGGGTGGCACTTTAAATCGTAGTGGCTTATCCCCACCGCCATGTAAGTTACCAT GTCTCTCTCCACCAGCTTATGCTGCTTTCCAGACAGCAGCTGTGATTccagcagaggcagcactgtACCAGCCACAAGCCCTCTTGCCAACCACCAGGACTCCCCAGgcctctgcagctgctcctccagctgtcACCTACTACCCAGCTCAGGCTGCTCAGCTTTATATGAATTACACAGCTTACTATCCCAG TCCTCCAGTGTCTCCTACCACAGTGGGGTACATTGCAGCTCCCCCAGGAGCtgtagctgctgctgccactgccacccaCACTCCgatcctgccccagcctggagcgcTGGTCCGGATGCAGGGCTTGCCATACAACACAGGAATGAAGGAGATACTCAGCTTCTTCCAGGGCTACCAG TATGCCCCCGATGACTACCATGGCCTGATTCAGCTGGGCGATCAAGCCAGGAGTGTGTTACAAGCACCGAAAGAGTGGGTCTGTTTGTAA
- the ESRP2 gene encoding epithelial splicing regulatory protein 2 isoform X6 — protein sequence MKRHPQSYIYEMLPLYGAYKQVPVQIRLPGLKLKLFPPVVMTASHSDSLVVLFGATAGAYGAKLGSDERELILLVWQVVDLHSKKVGTLHKSLVKADNLDLSDQCREVSALTPEGLSKAEPLDRVLQQFSQLVSSDLKVLGRNSYTLCSDGQLLIRQVLHPETSKKNLLLSDCFYSFYDLRKEFRSCYPSSAAGKDQTIKTMAEYLGLGTDEAEEDFGVWQVKTMVAIIFSMLSEGGNHVFTEPETVKHKYETGPCSKSETVDSETVIRARGLPWQSSDQDIARFFKGLNIAKGGVALCLNSQGRRNGEALVRFVNSEQRDLALERHKHHMGSRYIEVYKATGEEFLKIAGGTSNEVAQFLSKENQVIIRMRGLPFTATQEDVLGFLGPECPVTGGKEGLLFVKYPDGRPTGDAFVLFSCEEYAQSALKKHKEILGKRYIELFRSTAAEVQQVLNRYMSTPLIPTLPTPIIPVIPPPYTIATGSVRDCVRLRGLPYTAGIDDILEFMADATGDIKPHGVHMVLNQQGRPSGDAFIQMKSADKAFMVAQKCHKKMMKDRYVEVFQCSGEEMNFVLMGGTLNRSGLSPPPCKLPCLSPPAYAAFQTAAVIPAEAALYQPQALLPTTRTPQASAAAPPAVTYYPAQAAQLYMNYTAYYPSPPVSPTTVGYIAAPPGAVAAAATATHTPILPQPGALVRMQGLPYNTGMKEILSFFQGYQECPVQLSGTL from the exons TTACATTTATGAGATGTTACCCTTGTATGGAGCCTACAAACAAGTACCTGTACAAATACGCCTGCCAGGATTAAAGCTAAAG TTGTTTCCCCCTGTGGTCATGACGGCTTCGCACAGTGACTCTTTGGTGGTGTTGTTTGGGGCAACAGCTGGTGCATATGGGGCTAAACTGGGTTCGGATGAGAGGGAACTAATTCTCTTGGTGTGGCAAGTTGTGGATCTACACAGCAAGAAG GTAGGGACACTACACAAATCCCTGGTGAAAGCAGACAACTTGGACTTAAGTGACCAGTGTCGCGAAGTCAGTGCCTTAACGCCAGAGGGACTGAGCAAAGCCGAGCCGCTGGACCGGGTTCTTCAACAG tttagtCAGCTGGTATCCAGTGATTTGAAAGTACTTGGAAGGAACTCTTACACACTCTGCAGTGATGGCCAGTTACTCATTCGACAAGTCCTCCACCCAGAAACATCCAAAAAG AACCTGCTGCTGTCAGACTGCTTCTATTCCTTCTACGACCTGCGCAAAGAGTTCCGCTCTTGCTACCCCAGTTCAGCCGCCGGCAAAGATCAGACCATCAAGACCATGGCAGAAT ATCTAGGCTTGGGGACAGATGAAGCAGAGGAGGACTTTGGCGTGTGGCAAGTGAAAACCATGGTGGCCATCATTTTCAGCATGCTCTCTGAAGGTGGTA ATCACGTATTTACTGAGCCTGAAACTGTGAAACACAAGTATGAAACAGGCCCTTG tAGTAAATCTGAAACTGTGGACAGTGAGACAGTAATACGTGCCAGAGGTTTGCCATGGCAGTCTTCAGACCAAGATATTGCTCGATTCTTCAAAGGTCTCAATATTGCCAA AGGTGGTGTGGCTCTTTGTCTGAATTCccaaggaagaagaaatgggGAGGCCTTAGTTCGGTTTGTAAATTCTGAACAGAGAGACCTTGCACTGGAAAGGCATAAGCATCACATGGGCAGCAGATACATTGAG GTTTACAAAGCAACTGGAGAGGAATTCTTAAAAATTGCAGGAG GCACCTCCAATGAAGTGGCCCAGTTCTTATCCAAGGAGAACCAAGTTATCATCCGGATGAGAGGCCTTCCATTCACTGCTACGCAGGAGGATGTCCTGGGCTTCCTGGGGCCCGAGTGCCCGGtcacaggagggaaagagggactTCTCTTTGTCAAGTACCCAGATGGCAGGCCCACAGGAGATGCATTTGTGTTATTTTCCTGCGAAGAATATGCACAAAGTGCGCttaaaaagcacaaagaaataCTTGGAAAACGTTACATAGAACTCTtcaggagcacagcagcagaagtcCAACAG GTACTTAATCGATATATGTCAACACCTCTCATCCCAACTCTGCCAACTCCCATCATCCCAGTCATCCCCCCCCCCTACACCATTGCCACGGGCAGTGTCCGGGACTGCGTCCGGCTCCGAGGGCTCCCTTACACCGCGGGCATCGACGACATCCTGGAATTCATGGCAGACGCCACCGGGGACATCAAGCCCCACGGAGTTCACATGGTCCTTAACCAACAG GGACGACCATCAGGTGACGCTTTTATCCAAATGAAATCTGCTGACAAAGCCTTTATGGTGGCTCaaaaatgtcacaaaaaaaTGATGAAGGACCGTTATGTGGAAGTATTCCAGTGTTCAGGAGAGGAGATGAACTTTGTTTTAATGGGTGGCACTTTAAATCGTAGTGGCTTATCCCCACCGCCATGTAAGTTACCAT GTCTCTCTCCACCAGCTTATGCTGCTTTCCAGACAGCAGCTGTGATTccagcagaggcagcactgtACCAGCCACAAGCCCTCTTGCCAACCACCAGGACTCCCCAGgcctctgcagctgctcctccagctgtcACCTACTACCCAGCTCAGGCTGCTCAGCTTTATATGAATTACACAGCTTACTATCCCAG TCCTCCAGTGTCTCCTACCACAGTGGGGTACATTGCAGCTCCCCCAGGAGCtgtagctgctgctgccactgccacccaCACTCCgatcctgccccagcctggagcgcTGGTCCGGATGCAGGGCTTGCCATACAACACAGGAATGAAGGAGATACTCAGCTTCTTCCAGGGCTACCAG